The following proteins are encoded in a genomic region of Nicotiana sylvestris chromosome 4, ASM39365v2, whole genome shotgun sequence:
- the LOC104233981 gene encoding uncharacterized protein isoform X2 produces the protein MVMNPCQMLKCPSLKIVGKKKGGSKTITLSHDEFKQACMYVLQNCEEVWSFMEEHTKEIERQSSRRDERHNNDFLVWFRAHILQLAAQGNANDELISLAIGPGPVVHRYSTLMVNGFRFQTKDLESRRKTQNNGVLVRGDDSDSKEYYGVLEDIYELLYLGNRKVYLFRCHWWDVAHLGKGYDKYGFTSVNTRCALNTNEPFVLASQSEQVFYVNDMVDKDWLVVLKTSPRNLFNMPEEDDKCTNVEDEALQNGEAYQQNEVEFNMERNGDQENDILVSLHRDDVEPHIINYDHAIEQAGTSGHTEEDGFINDNDIDMTEDEESEEEIFDDNEGEDSDME, from the exons ATGGTGATGAATCCGTGTCAAATGCTGAAATGTCCATCTTTAAAAATAGTGGGCAAAAAAAAAGGTGGTTCAAAAACCATCACACTATCTCATGATGAGTTTAAACAAGCATGTATGTATGTTCTTCAAAATTGTGAAGAGGTTTGGTCATTCATGGA GGAACATACAAAAGAGATTGAAAGACAAAGTTCAAGAAGAGATGAAAGGCATAACAATGACTTTCTTGTTTGGTTTCGTGCACAT ATCTTGCAATTAGCTGCCCAAGGAAATGCTAATGATGAGCTCATAAGCTTAGCAATCGGTCCTGGACCAGTGGTGCATCGATATTCCACATTGATGGTGAATGGATTTAGATTCCAAACAAAAGATCTTGAATCAAGAAGAAAAACGCAGAACAATGGAGTTCTTGTGAGAGGAGATGATTCAGACTCTAAGGAGTACTATGGTGTATTAGAGGACATTTACGAGTTGTTGTATTTGGGAAATAGAAAAGTTTACCTCTTCAGGTGTCATTGGTGGGATGTGGCTCACTTAGGAAAAGGATATGACAAGTATGGTTTCACAAGTGTGAATACTCGATGTGCCTTGAATACAAATGAGCCATTTGTGTTGGCATCTCAATCTGAACAAGTTTTCTATGTCAACGACATGGTTGATAAAGATTGGCTTGTTGTTTTAAAGACAAGTCCTCGCAACCTTTTTAATATGCCTGAAGAGGATGATAAATGCACAAATGTTGAAGATGAAGCATTACAGAATGGAGAAGCTTACCAACAAAATGAAGTTGAATTTAATATGGAGCGTAATGGTGATCAAGAAAATGATATTTTAGTGTCTTTACACAGGGATGATGTTGAACCTCACATCATTAATTATGATCATGCAATAGAACAAGCTGGGACAAGTGGGCATACTGAAGAAGATGGTTTCATTAATGATAATGATATAGATATGACCGAAGATGAAGAAAGCGAAGAAGAGATATTTGATGATAATGAAGGAGAGGATAGTGATATGGAGTGA
- the LOC104233978 gene encoding CASP-like protein PIMP1, giving the protein MSNYPQYNFDEKPSSSSKIPLITLGARVVSLATLLVSWGVLQTSEVTFDNGARLTYDYYRSYSYTLFAVIAGAIYNVLHIPFAVYFLIRKKPLINHKVFRQIELYGDKIIFGIVATGAGTALGATMDLQKTVYDDDNSKYHDFLNLMYVPSAFVWAGFVTCGISSILSCLSFHKE; this is encoded by the exons ATGTCTAATTATCCCCAGTATAACTTTGATGAAAAGCCTTCCTCTTCATCAAAAATACCATTGATTACATTAGGTGCTAGGGTGGTAAGTCTAGCTACTCTTCTGGTATCATGGGGTGTGTTGCAGACTAGTGAAGTGACTTTTGACAATGGAGCCAGACTTACCTACGATTATTATCGCTCATACAG tTATACGCTTTTTGCTGTGATAGCAGGAGCTATCTACAATGTATTGCACATTCCTTTTGCAGTATATTTCCTCATAAGAAAGAAGCCATTGATAAACCACAAGGTTTTTCGCCAGATTGAACTCTATGGTGACAAG ATTATCTTCGGCATAGTAGCAACAGGAGCTGGTACAGCATTAGGTGCAACAATGGATCTACAAAAAACTGTTTACGACGACGATAACTCAAAATATCATGACTTTTTGAACTTGATGTACGTCCCATCTGCATTTGTTTGGGCTGGATTTGTGACTTGTGGAATATCTTCTATATTATCATGTTTGAGTTTCCATAAAGAGTGA